A section of the Streptomyces sp. SCL15-4 genome encodes:
- the rpsO gene encoding 30S ribosomal protein S15: MSLDAATKKQIIAEFGTKEGDTGSPEVQVALLSRRISDLTEHLKTHKHDHHSRRGLLILVGQRRRLLQYLAKKDIQRFRALVDRLGIRRGAAGAK; this comes from the coding sequence GTGTCGCTCGACGCCGCTACGAAGAAGCAGATCATCGCCGAGTTCGGTACCAAGGAGGGTGACACCGGCTCCCCCGAGGTCCAGGTCGCTCTGCTCTCCCGTCGGATCTCCGACCTGACGGAGCACCTCAAGACCCACAAGCACGACCACCACTCCCGCCGTGGCCTGCTGATCCTGGTCGGTCAGCGCCGCCGGCTGCTGCAGTACCTGGCGAAGAAGGACATCCAGCGCTTCCGTGCGCTGGTCGACCGCCTCGGCATCCGCCGCGGTGCGGCGGGCGCCAAGTAA
- a CDS encoding polyribonucleotide nucleotidyltransferase: MENETHYAEAVIDNGPFGTRTIRFETGRLAKQAAGSAVAYLDDDTMVLSATTASKNPKDQLDFFPLTVDVEERMYAAGKIPGSFFRREGRPSEDAILTCRLIDRPLRPSFKKGLRNEIQVVATIMALNPDHLYDVVAINAASASTQLAGLPFSGPIGGVRVALIRGQWVAFPTHTELEDAVFDMVVAGRVLEDGDVAIMMVEAEATEKTIKLVEGGAEAPTEEVVAAGLEAAKPFIKVLCRAQADLAAKAAKPTAEFPIFLDYQDDVFEALTAAVRPELAQALTIAGKQEREAELDRVKALAAEKLLPEFEGREKEISAAYRSLTKQLVRERVIKEKKRIDGRGLTDIRTLAAEVEAIPRVHGSAVFERGETQILGVTTLNMLRMEQQLDTLSPVTRKRYMHNYNFPPYSTGETGRVGSPKRREIGHGALAERALVPVLPTREEFPYAIRQVSEALSSNGSTSMGSVCASTMSLLNAGVPLKAPVAGIAMGLISQEIEGETHYVTLTDILGAEDAFGDMDFKVAGTKDFVTALQLDTKLDGIPASVLAAALKQARDARLHILDVMMEAIDRPDEMSPHAPRIITVKIPVDKIGEVIGPKGKMINQIQEDTGAEITIEDDGTIYIGAADGPSAEAARATINGIANPTMPEVGERYLGTVVKTTTFGAFVSLLPGKDGLLHISQIRKLAGGKRVENVEDVLGVGQKVQVEIAEIDSRGKLSLIPVIEGEEDSDESKDDAEQ; encoded by the coding sequence GTGGAGAACGAGACCCACTACGCCGAAGCCGTCATCGACAACGGCCCCTTCGGCACCCGCACCATCCGCTTCGAGACGGGCCGCCTGGCCAAGCAGGCCGCCGGCTCCGCCGTGGCGTACCTGGACGACGACACCATGGTGCTGTCGGCCACCACCGCTTCCAAGAACCCCAAGGACCAGCTCGACTTCTTCCCGCTGACGGTGGACGTCGAGGAGCGGATGTACGCCGCCGGCAAGATCCCCGGCAGCTTCTTCCGCCGTGAGGGCCGCCCCTCCGAGGACGCCATCCTCACCTGCCGCCTCATCGACCGTCCGCTGCGCCCGTCCTTCAAGAAGGGCCTGCGCAACGAGATCCAGGTCGTCGCCACGATCATGGCCCTCAACCCCGACCACCTGTACGACGTCGTGGCGATCAACGCCGCCTCCGCGTCCACGCAGCTGGCCGGCCTGCCCTTCTCCGGCCCGATCGGCGGCGTCCGCGTCGCGCTGATCCGCGGCCAGTGGGTCGCCTTCCCGACGCACACCGAGCTGGAGGACGCCGTCTTCGACATGGTCGTCGCCGGCCGTGTCCTCGAGGACGGCGACGTCGCGATCATGATGGTCGAGGCCGAGGCCACCGAGAAGACCATCAAGCTGGTCGAGGGCGGCGCCGAGGCGCCGACCGAGGAGGTCGTCGCCGCCGGTCTGGAGGCCGCCAAGCCCTTCATCAAGGTGCTGTGCCGCGCCCAGGCCGACCTCGCCGCCAAGGCCGCCAAGCCGACCGCCGAGTTCCCGATCTTCCTGGACTACCAGGACGACGTGTTCGAGGCCCTGACCGCGGCCGTCCGCCCCGAGCTGGCCCAGGCGCTCACCATCGCCGGCAAGCAGGAGCGCGAGGCCGAGCTGGACCGCGTCAAGGCGCTGGCCGCCGAGAAGCTCCTGCCGGAGTTCGAGGGCCGCGAGAAGGAGATCTCCGCCGCGTACCGCTCGCTCACCAAGCAGCTGGTCCGCGAGCGCGTGATCAAGGAGAAGAAGCGCATCGACGGCCGCGGGCTGACGGACATCCGCACCCTGGCCGCCGAGGTCGAGGCCATCCCGCGGGTGCACGGCTCCGCCGTGTTCGAGCGCGGTGAGACCCAGATCCTGGGCGTCACCACCCTCAACATGCTCCGCATGGAGCAGCAGCTGGACACCCTCTCGCCGGTGACCCGCAAGCGCTACATGCACAACTACAACTTCCCGCCGTACTCCACCGGCGAGACCGGCCGCGTCGGCTCTCCCAAGCGCCGCGAGATCGGCCACGGCGCCCTCGCCGAGCGCGCCCTCGTGCCGGTGCTGCCCACCCGCGAGGAGTTCCCCTACGCGATCCGCCAGGTGTCCGAGGCGCTCAGCTCGAACGGCTCGACGTCCATGGGCTCGGTCTGCGCCTCCACCATGTCGCTGCTGAACGCCGGTGTGCCGCTGAAGGCCCCCGTCGCCGGTATCGCCATGGGCCTGATCTCGCAGGAGATCGAGGGCGAGACGCACTACGTCACCCTCACCGACATCCTCGGTGCGGAGGACGCCTTCGGCGACATGGACTTCAAGGTCGCCGGCACCAAGGACTTCGTGACCGCCCTCCAGCTCGACACCAAGCTGGACGGCATCCCGGCCTCCGTCCTGGCCGCGGCCCTCAAGCAGGCCCGCGACGCCCGCCTGCACATCCTCGACGTGATGATGGAGGCCATCGACCGGCCCGACGAGATGAGCCCGCACGCCCCGCGGATCATCACCGTCAAGATCCCGGTCGACAAGATCGGCGAGGTCATCGGCCCCAAGGGCAAGATGATCAACCAGATCCAGGAGGACACGGGCGCCGAGATCACCATCGAGGACGACGGCACGATCTACATCGGTGCCGCCGACGGTCCCTCGGCGGAGGCCGCCCGCGCCACGATCAACGGCATCGCCAACCCGACGATGCCCGAGGTCGGCGAGCGGTACCTGGGCACGGTCGTCAAGACGACCACCTTCGGTGCCTTCGTCTCCCTGCTGCCCGGCAAGGACGGTCTGCTGCACATCTCGCAGATCCGCAAGCTCGCCGGCGGCAAGCGCGTGGAGAACGTCGAGGACGTCCTCGGCGTGGGCCAGAAGGTCCAGGTCGAGATCGCCGAGATCGACTCCCGCGGCAAGCTCTCCCTCATCCCCGTGATCGAGGGCGAGGAAGACTCTGACGAGTCGAAGGACGACGCCGAGCAGTGA
- a CDS encoding DUF397 domain-containing protein → MTETEAEMKARKERERDELYALDISGVQWQCAPGTEEHEERVEIAYLPGGAVAMRSSLDPDTVLRYTEAEWTAFVLGARDGEFDLKPMAHNGGLDVQ, encoded by the coding sequence ATGACGGAAACGGAAGCGGAGATGAAGGCGCGCAAGGAGCGCGAGCGGGACGAACTGTACGCGCTCGACATCTCGGGCGTGCAGTGGCAGTGCGCGCCGGGTACGGAGGAGCACGAGGAGCGGGTCGAGATCGCGTACCTGCCCGGTGGCGCGGTGGCGATGCGGTCCTCGCTCGACCCGGACACGGTGCTGCGCTACACGGAGGCGGAGTGGACGGCGTTCGTGCTCGGGGCGCGCGACGGGGAGTTCGATCTGAAGCCGATGGCGCACAACGGGGGCCTGGACGTGCAGTGA
- the eccD gene encoding type VII secretion integral membrane protein EccD, with protein sequence MTAAATGGPGTGAPSASGTGLGFCRVTIVAPDSRIDVALPDDVPVADLYPEILRLSRQSPDAGAPVGYHLVRTDGTVLDSARSFAAQRILDGELLTLRPFAESLPPAVFDDVAEAVASSVTKQHKLWSGDLTRAAGLVGGGVLPALLAFVAWTADPRHDMHGLAGILAAVTGILLVVLSAVRARVYDDRGSAVALGLGALPSIGVAGSGLLPLGDGEGIGRLQFLLACAAVLVAALILALCSPHGDGPFVAFVFASAVALVAVFLATLTGWAPRETAALCAPVAVCGLAFLPGLSMRFARLPIGFENPSGTGTPRPAYGAEPAAQEPVDTERVEAQARRGHELLVGMVGGCALLAVGAAAVLGFSADVWAQLLALATGIAMLMRAGLFRYTAQVAPVLAAGLTCLVLLGLGLALNPPGHVMRAALAGDRTDLDIRTIWLIAAIAVATALVTVLGLILPRGGLTPFWGRFLEICEGFVLLTLIPLALAVFDVYAKARAMTS encoded by the coding sequence ATGACGGCCGCCGCCACCGGCGGACCCGGGACGGGAGCCCCTTCCGCGTCCGGCACCGGACTCGGCTTCTGCCGGGTCACCATCGTCGCGCCGGACAGCCGTATCGACGTGGCCCTGCCCGACGACGTCCCGGTCGCCGACCTCTACCCGGAGATCCTCCGGCTGTCCCGGCAGAGCCCCGACGCCGGCGCTCCGGTCGGCTACCACCTCGTCCGCACCGACGGCACCGTGCTGGACAGTGCCCGGTCCTTCGCCGCCCAGCGCATCCTCGACGGCGAACTGCTCACCCTGCGCCCGTTCGCCGAGTCCCTGCCGCCGGCCGTCTTCGACGACGTCGCCGAGGCCGTGGCCTCCTCCGTCACCAAACAGCACAAGCTGTGGAGCGGCGACCTGACCCGGGCCGCCGGCCTCGTCGGCGGCGGTGTGCTGCCCGCGCTGCTCGCCTTCGTCGCCTGGACCGCCGACCCGCGCCACGACATGCACGGCCTGGCCGGCATCCTCGCCGCCGTCACCGGCATCCTCCTGGTGGTGCTCTCCGCCGTCCGCGCCCGCGTCTACGACGACCGCGGCTCGGCCGTCGCCCTCGGCCTCGGCGCGCTGCCAAGCATCGGCGTCGCCGGCAGCGGACTGCTGCCGCTCGGCGACGGCGAGGGCATCGGCAGACTCCAGTTCCTGCTGGCCTGCGCGGCCGTCCTCGTCGCCGCCCTGATCCTCGCCCTGTGCTCACCGCACGGCGACGGCCCCTTCGTCGCCTTCGTGTTCGCCTCCGCGGTCGCCCTGGTCGCCGTCTTCCTCGCGACCCTCACCGGCTGGGCCCCCCGGGAGACCGCCGCCCTGTGCGCCCCGGTCGCCGTCTGCGGACTCGCCTTCCTGCCCGGCCTGTCCATGCGGTTCGCCCGGCTGCCGATCGGCTTCGAGAACCCCAGCGGCACCGGCACGCCCCGCCCCGCCTACGGCGCCGAGCCCGCCGCCCAGGAACCGGTGGACACCGAGCGCGTCGAGGCGCAGGCGCGGCGCGGCCACGAACTCCTCGTCGGCATGGTCGGCGGCTGCGCGCTGCTCGCCGTCGGCGCCGCGGCCGTCCTCGGCTTCTCCGCCGACGTCTGGGCCCAGCTGCTCGCCCTCGCCACCGGCATCGCCATGCTGATGCGCGCCGGCCTGTTCCGCTACACCGCCCAGGTCGCCCCCGTGCTGGCCGCCGGCCTCACCTGCCTGGTCCTGCTCGGTCTCGGCCTCGCCCTCAACCCGCCGGGCCACGTCATGCGCGCCGCGCTGGCCGGCGACCGCACCGACCTCGACATCCGCACCATCTGGCTGATCGCGGCGATCGCCGTGGCCACGGCCCTGGTGACGGTCCTCGGCCTGATCCTTCCGCGCGGCGGGCTCACGCCCTTCTGGGGCCGCTTCCTGGAGATCTGCGAGGGCTTCGTCCTGCTCACCCTGATCCCGCTCGCCCTGGCCGTCTTCGACGTGTACGCCAAGGCCCGCGCCATGACCAGCTGA